The following are encoded together in the Blautia obeum ATCC 29174 genome:
- a CDS encoding cell division protein SepF — MSVLDKLLDAVKLNDDYDEDDYLDDDLLDSDDDDFLDDDQEDKPVKKFFQKFSKKADDEEVDDFDDEEPVAAAPKQPVKTVSIPKVSVKQDKPARSTSSKITPMRSSRKGSQAANMEVCVIRPTSMEDTREIADTLVDNSTVVLNLEGLDMELAQRIIDFTSGACYSLGGSLQKVSSYIFILGPYNVDITGDLQNILGSNPVPSVRAGY; from the coding sequence ATGAGCGTTTTAGATAAACTTTTGGATGCCGTAAAACTTAATGATGATTATGATGAAGATGATTATTTAGATGATGATCTTCTTGACAGTGATGACGATGATTTCCTGGATGATGATCAGGAGGATAAGCCTGTAAAGAAATTTTTCCAGAAATTCTCTAAAAAAGCTGATGACGAAGAGGTTGATGATTTTGATGATGAAGAACCGGTTGCAGCTGCACCGAAACAGCCAGTCAAAACTGTTTCCATACCAAAAGTATCTGTCAAACAGGACAAGCCGGCACGAAGTACTTCATCCAAGATCACTCCAATGCGAAGCAGCAGAAAGGGATCACAGGCAGCAAATATGGAAGTATGTGTAATCAGACCTACATCGATGGAAGATACTCGTGAAATTGCAGATACATTAGTAGACAATTCTACAGTTGTATTGAATCTTGAAGGACTTGATATGGAACTTGCACAGAGGATTATCGATTTTACATCCGGTGCATGTTATTCTCTGGGTGGAAGCCTGCAGAAGGTATCCAGCTATATCTTCATTCTTGGACCTTACAATGTGGATATTACTGGTGATCTTCAGAATATTCTTGGAAGTAATCCGGTACCGTCTGTAAGAGCAGGATATTGA
- a CDS encoding YggS family pyridoxal phosphate-dependent enzyme, with product MITENLEQVRKNIEEACRAVNRDPGEVTLISVSKTKPVSMLQEAYDAGSRDFGENKVQEIMDKYPQLPSDIRWHMIGHLQRNKVKYIVDKVALIHSVDSLRLAETIENEAAKHNVTVPILIEVNVAQEESKFGLKTEEVLSLVESVAALPHINIKGLMTIAPYVEDPEENRGIFRQLKKLSVDIAAKNINNVNMSVLSMGMTGDYQVAVQEGATMVRVGTGIFGERDYSH from the coding sequence ATGATAACAGAAAATCTTGAACAGGTTCGCAAAAACATTGAGGAAGCATGCAGGGCAGTAAATCGTGATCCGGGAGAAGTGACATTGATTTCTGTAAGTAAGACGAAACCGGTGTCTATGCTTCAGGAAGCGTATGATGCAGGTTCAAGAGACTTTGGAGAAAATAAGGTTCAGGAGATCATGGATAAATATCCACAGCTCCCGTCAGATATTCGCTGGCATATGATCGGACATCTGCAGAGAAATAAAGTAAAATATATTGTAGACAAGGTTGCACTGATTCATTCTGTAGATTCTCTGAGACTTGCAGAAACAATTGAAAATGAAGCTGCAAAACATAATGTGACAGTTCCGATACTTATTGAAGTAAATGTAGCACAGGAGGAGAGTAAATTCGGCCTGAAAACAGAAGAAGTTCTTTCACTTGTGGAATCTGTGGCAGCATTGCCGCATATAAATATAAAGGGCCTGATGACGATTGCTCCATATGTCGAAGATCCGGAGGAGAATCGTGGGATTTTCCGCCAATTGAAGAAATTAAGTGTTGACATTGCAGCCAAAAACATTAATAATGTTAATATGAGTGTTTTGAGCATGGGTATGACCGGAGATTATCAGGTTGCCGTGCAGGAGGGCGCTACGATGGTTCGGGTTGGAACGGGTATTTTCGGTGAAAGAGACTATTCGCATTGA
- the rsfS gene encoding ribosome silencing factor: MNREQEMVSIACKAIDDKKALDIKVIDIREVSVIADYFVITSGSNLNQVQAIVDNVEEQLGRAGFEPKQIEGTRNSNWILMDYGDLIIHVFDEENRLFYDLERIWRDGKELDVSEFLK; this comes from the coding sequence ATGAACAGAGAACAGGAAATGGTAAGCATTGCCTGCAAAGCAATTGATGATAAAAAAGCACTGGACATAAAGGTAATTGATATCCGAGAGGTTTCTGTGATCGCGGATTATTTTGTGATTACAAGCGGAAGCAATCTGAACCAGGTGCAGGCAATTGTAGATAATGTTGAGGAACAGCTTGGAAGAGCTGGGTTTGAACCAAAACAGATTGAAGGAACAAGAAATTCAAACTGGATTCTTATGGATTATGGTGATCTTATTATTCATGTGTTTGATGAAGAAAATCGTCTTTTTTACGATCTTGAAAGAATCTGGAGAGATGGAAAAGAACTGGATGTTTCAGAATTTTTGAAATAA
- a CDS encoding D-alanyl-D-alanine carboxypeptidase family protein — translation MTKQQKGKTSAGQQRRSARPEQMHASRQHSQKRSSKSSARIRRMRKKRMKNTILLIALLLILVCGAGGLFYMLRGGIGSEPVMAYSTDREFQHQKISGISQRADAFAADLCVVTGDQTLDSVSLEQAQKGVLLDLKDKSVLYAKGAYDKVYPASITKIITALLAFKNSNMDDVVTITQENITLEEGSQVVGFQVGDQVTMDQLVHCLLVYSGNDAASAIATHVGGSTENFVAMMNEYAAQLGCTGTHFTNPHGLQDENHYTTPYDIYLMLKEALKYPEFTEITQLPSYTVTFQHSDGSEDSVSLTATDHYLTGEANAPKGVTVLGGKTGTTSSAGNCLALLCQNSYGEPYVSIVMGASTKELLYQQMTSLLENINTV, via the coding sequence ATGACAAAACAACAAAAAGGTAAAACATCTGCAGGTCAGCAGAGAAGGTCGGCACGTCCGGAACAGATGCATGCTTCCCGACAGCATTCACAGAAACGTTCATCAAAAAGTTCAGCGAGAATACGACGTATGCGTAAAAAGAGAATGAAAAATACAATTCTTCTGATTGCATTGCTGCTGATTCTGGTATGTGGTGCAGGAGGACTGTTTTATATGCTGCGGGGCGGAATAGGTTCCGAACCGGTAATGGCTTACAGTACAGACAGAGAGTTTCAGCATCAGAAGATTTCAGGAATAAGTCAGAGAGCAGATGCATTTGCAGCTGATCTTTGTGTGGTGACTGGTGATCAGACACTGGATTCTGTTTCGCTGGAACAGGCTCAGAAGGGAGTTCTGCTGGATCTTAAAGATAAATCCGTTTTATATGCCAAGGGAGCCTATGATAAAGTTTATCCTGCAAGTATTACGAAAATTATAACTGCGCTTCTTGCTTTCAAAAACAGTAATATGGATGATGTTGTAACGATCACACAGGAAAATATCACTCTTGAGGAAGGATCACAGGTAGTTGGTTTTCAGGTGGGTGATCAGGTGACGATGGATCAGCTTGTGCACTGCCTTCTGGTTTATTCCGGAAATGATGCGGCATCTGCGATTGCGACTCATGTGGGTGGCTCTACAGAAAACTTTGTTGCAATGATGAATGAATATGCAGCGCAGCTTGGATGTACAGGAACACATTTTACAAATCCACATGGTCTGCAGGACGAAAATCATTATACAACACCGTACGATATCTATCTCATGTTGAAAGAAGCATTGAAATATCCGGAATTCACGGAAATTACACAGCTTCCGAGTTATACAGTTACATTCCAGCACAGTGACGGCTCTGAAGATAGTGTGTCACTTACTGCGACGGATCATTATCTGACAGGTGAGGCAAATGCTCCAAAAGGAGTAACGGTTCTTGGCGGAAAGACCGGAACGACAAGCAGCGCAGGAAACTGTCTGGCATTGCTCTGTCAGAATTCATATGGGGAACCATATGTTTCAATTGTTATGGGGGCTTCTACAAAAGAACTTCTTTATCAGCAGATGACATCCCTCCTTGAAAATATAAACACAGTATAA
- the obgE gene encoding GTPase ObgE codes for MFADRAKIIIRSGKGGDGHVSFRRELYVPNGGPDGGDGGRGGDVIFEVDEGQNTLGEYRHKHKFKAQDGQEGGKKRCHGADGDDIVLKVPEGTVIMEAQSRKVIADMSGENRRQIVLKGGRGGKGNQHYATPTMQVPKFAQPGQPAQELEVLLELKVIADVGLVGFPNVGKSTFLSRVTNAQPKIANYHFTTLSPNLGVVDTANGGFVIADIPGLIEGASEGIGLGHEFLRHIERTRVLVHIVDAASTEGRDPVDDIHKINKELEAYNPDIAARPQLIAANKIDCIFDDGEENPIDRLKAEFEPKGIKVYPISAVTGQGLKELLYGIKELLDSVPAERIVFEQEFFPEDELFTENLPFTVERHPEDPDIFVVEGPKIEKMLGYTNLDSEKGFAFFQRFLKEGGILEELEKAGIEEGNTVRMYGFDFDYYK; via the coding sequence ATGTTTGCAGACAGAGCAAAAATCATCATCCGTTCAGGAAAGGGCGGAGATGGACATGTAAGCTTCCGCCGAGAGCTGTATGTACCGAATGGCGGTCCTGACGGCGGAGACGGCGGAAGAGGCGGAGATGTGATCTTTGAAGTGGATGAAGGTCAGAATACGCTTGGCGAGTATCGCCATAAACACAAATTTAAAGCACAGGACGGTCAGGAAGGCGGGAAAAAACGCTGCCATGGAGCTGATGGTGATGACATTGTTCTGAAAGTCCCGGAAGGAACTGTAATTATGGAAGCACAGTCACGCAAGGTGATTGCAGATATGTCCGGAGAGAACCGCCGTCAGATCGTTTTGAAGGGCGGACGTGGTGGAAAAGGAAACCAGCATTATGCAACTCCTACCATGCAGGTTCCTAAATTTGCACAGCCGGGCCAGCCGGCGCAGGAGCTGGAAGTCCTTCTGGAGCTGAAAGTGATCGCAGATGTTGGACTTGTTGGTTTTCCAAATGTTGGAAAATCCACATTCCTTTCCAGAGTAACAAATGCCCAGCCGAAAATTGCCAATTACCACTTTACAACATTAAGTCCGAACCTCGGTGTAGTGGATACAGCAAATGGTGGCTTTGTTATTGCTGATATTCCGGGACTGATCGAAGGTGCATCCGAGGGAATTGGTCTGGGCCATGAATTCCTGAGACATATCGAACGTACCCGTGTTCTTGTTCATATTGTGGATGCAGCATCTACCGAAGGACGTGATCCGGTAGACGATATTCATAAGATCAACAAAGAACTGGAAGCATATAATCCGGACATTGCGGCAAGACCTCAGCTGATTGCTGCAAATAAGATCGATTGTATTTTTGATGACGGTGAGGAGAATCCTATTGACCGTCTTAAGGCAGAGTTTGAACCAAAGGGAATCAAGGTTTATCCGATTTCGGCAGTAACAGGTCAGGGACTGAAAGAACTTCTCTACGGAATCAAGGAACTTCTGGACAGTGTTCCGGCAGAGCGTATCGTATTTGAACAGGAATTCTTCCCAGAGGATGAATTATTTACCGAAAATCTTCCGTTTACAGTTGAGAGACATCCTGAAGATCCGGATATCTTTGTTGTGGAAGGACCTAAGATTGAAAAAATGCTTGGATATACCAATCTGGATTCTGAAAAAGGCTTTGCTTTCTTCCAGCGTTTCCTGAAAGAAGGCGGTATCCTGGAGGAACTGGAAAAAGCAGGTATTGAAGAGGGAAATACTGTCCGTATGTACGGATTTGACTTTGATTATTATAAATAG
- a CDS encoding HlyD family efflux transporter periplasmic adaptor subunit: MPDKDKHFADNAGILKKIKSVLGLNIGTMLFGALFLYMLFSVVLYLTSSNIESYLVIAGPLSRNETYTGLAIRTEKVYKAETGGYVSYYAREGSKINANGVVYGISSSQKTESSAELSSDDLSAIRSQMLSFSKGYNPSKFNNTYSFKYNLEGSILQYAGVSGTSSDSGVVSYGGQTLSKAEQDGIILYSTDGYENKTADTLTAEDFDQNSYHETDLKTHDAVSAGDSLYTLVSDENWSLMIPLSEKQAAKLADRTVVRVKFLKDDMTQSGDFSIVEIDGAKYGKIDFNKGVIRYASDRFLEIELVTNTVTGLKIPLSSIVTKEFYLIPSDYATTNEDSQETGFMVLGKDKSGNETRTFVNPSIYASIEDGSQDTEDESKKKYLYYVDQKSFKEGDVIISQKDQSRYVVSDVGVLEGVYCINQGYAVFRRIEILDQNEEYAIVSKNTAYGLARYDHIVRNADKVDEEEILY; encoded by the coding sequence TTGCCTGATAAGGATAAACATTTTGCAGATAATGCAGGAATATTAAAGAAGATCAAAAGTGTGTTGGGGTTGAATATTGGTACAATGCTGTTTGGAGCTCTGTTTCTCTATATGCTGTTCAGCGTTGTTTTGTATCTGACATCTTCCAACATTGAATCATATCTGGTCATTGCCGGACCTCTTTCCAGAAATGAAACCTATACGGGACTTGCGATACGGACAGAGAAAGTATATAAGGCAGAGACAGGGGGATATGTCAGTTATTATGCCCGGGAAGGTAGCAAGATTAATGCCAACGGCGTGGTATATGGTATCAGCAGTTCACAGAAGACAGAATCGTCTGCTGAACTGAGTTCAGATGATCTTTCTGCAATTCGCAGTCAGATGTTGAGCTTTTCAAAGGGATATAACCCGAGCAAATTTAATAATACATACAGCTTTAAATATAATCTTGAGGGAAGTATCTTACAGTATGCGGGGGTAAGTGGTACTTCATCGGATTCCGGGGTTGTAAGCTATGGAGGGCAGACACTCAGCAAAGCAGAACAGGATGGAATTATTTTGTATTCGACAGATGGATACGAAAATAAAACAGCGGATACCCTTACGGCAGAAGACTTTGACCAGAATTCTTATCATGAAACAGATCTTAAGACACACGATGCTGTTTCAGCTGGGGACAGTCTTTATACGTTGGTTTCGGATGAGAACTGGAGCCTGATGATTCCGTTGAGTGAGAAGCAGGCGGCAAAGCTCGCTGACCGTACGGTTGTGCGTGTGAAATTTCTGAAAGATGATATGACTCAGAGTGGAGATTTCAGTATTGTTGAGATTGATGGAGCTAAGTATGGCAAGATTGATTTTAACAAGGGTGTGATTCGCTATGCCTCAGATCGTTTCCTGGAAATAGAACTTGTAACAAATACAGTCACTGGATTGAAAATTCCATTGTCATCAATTGTTACAAAGGAATTTTACCTGATACCTTCTGATTATGCGACAACAAATGAAGACAGTCAGGAAACAGGTTTCATGGTCCTTGGCAAAGATAAAAGCGGAAACGAGACACGTACATTTGTAAATCCGTCTATTTATGCAAGCATAGAGGATGGAAGCCAGGATACAGAGGATGAAAGTAAGAAAAAATATCTGTATTATGTTGATCAGAAGTCATTTAAAGAAGGTGACGTGATCATCAGCCAGAAAGATCAGAGCCGCTATGTAGTCAGTGATGTCGGTGTACTTGAGGGTGTATATTGTATCAACCAGGGGTATGCCGTATTTCGCAGAATAGAGATACTGGATCAGAATGAAGAATATGCGATCGTTTCAAAAAATACAGCATATGGTCTGGCGAGGTATGATCATATTGTACGAAATGCTGATAAAGTAGATGAGGAAGAAATTTTATATTAA
- the nadD gene encoding nicotinate-nucleotide adenylyltransferase: protein METRRKKIGIMGGTFDPIHIGHLILGEKTYEQLGLDKILFMPAGNPPHKQNRIGRATDAQRVSMVEKAISGNPHFELSLTEMNDKGFTYTYHTLETLKEQNPDTDYYFIIGADSLYDFSSWREPARICKACTIVVAVRDHVPVEKLNEQMTYLSERYNGRFISLNTLNIDISSQLLRKWHQEGKSLRYYVPDAVADYIDKNHIYHITEGVGHNNV from the coding sequence ATGGAAACCAGACGTAAAAAAATTGGTATTATGGGAGGGACATTTGATCCGATCCACATCGGTCATCTGATACTGGGGGAGAAAACATATGAACAGCTTGGCCTGGATAAGATATTATTTATGCCGGCCGGAAATCCTCCTCATAAACAGAACCGGATTGGACGGGCCACAGATGCTCAGAGAGTATCTATGGTAGAAAAAGCAATTTCCGGAAATCCACATTTTGAACTTTCGTTGACCGAAATGAATGATAAAGGATTCACATATACCTACCATACACTGGAAACACTGAAAGAACAAAATCCGGACACCGATTATTATTTTATTATCGGAGCGGATTCTCTGTACGATTTTTCCTCATGGAGAGAGCCGGCAAGAATATGTAAAGCCTGTACGATTGTTGTAGCAGTACGTGATCATGTGCCGGTTGAGAAACTTAATGAACAGATGACATATTTGTCTGAACGGTATAATGGCCGATTTATCAGCCTGAATACACTGAATATAGATATTTCAAGTCAACTGCTGCGCAAGTGGCATCAGGAGGGTAAGAGTCTCCGGTATTATGTGCCAGATGCAGTAGCTGATTATATAGATAAAAATCACATTTATCACATAACAGAGGGAGTTGGCCACAACAATGTCTGA
- the lexA gene encoding transcriptional repressor LexA encodes MAYGRISKKQQEILDYIKNEILNRGFPPAVREICEAVNLKSTSSVHSHLEALEKNGYIRRDATKPRAIEIIDDNFNLVRREVVNVPLVGTVAAGQPMLAVENIEGYFPVPAEYMPNAQSFMLKVKGDSMINAGIFDGDQVLVRQQSSASNGDIVVALVEDSATVKTFYKEDGYYRLQPENDSMEPILVHDNLKILGKVFGVFRLYESRPPA; translated from the coding sequence ATGGCATACGGCAGAATCAGCAAGAAACAGCAGGAGATTCTGGATTATATAAAAAATGAGATTCTTAACAGAGGATTTCCCCCAGCAGTCAGGGAGATTTGTGAGGCAGTTAATCTGAAGTCTACTTCTTCTGTTCACTCTCACCTGGAAGCTCTCGAAAAAAACGGTTATATACGCAGAGATGCCACGAAACCACGTGCAATTGAAATCATTGATGATAATTTTAACCTTGTCCGCAGAGAAGTTGTAAATGTACCTCTGGTAGGAACCGTTGCAGCCGGTCAGCCTATGCTTGCCGTTGAAAACATCGAAGGATATTTTCCGGTTCCTGCAGAATATATGCCAAATGCGCAGAGCTTCATGCTTAAAGTAAAAGGTGACAGCATGATCAATGCCGGCATCTTTGACGGTGATCAGGTTCTGGTCAGACAACAGAGTTCTGCTTCTAACGGAGATATTGTAGTTGCACTGGTAGAAGATTCTGCCACGGTTAAGACTTTTTACAAAGAAGACGGCTATTATCGCCTGCAGCCGGAGAATGATTCAATGGAACCGATTCTTGTACATGATAATCTCAAAATTCTTGGTAAAGTATTTGGTGTTTTTCGTTTATACGAGTCAAGACCACCGGCTTAG
- a CDS encoding ribosomal-processing cysteine protease Prp, which yields MITVTVSKKNNSYVSFTSKGHAGYAEEGYDIICAAVSALIINTVNSLEQLTGDQIQAEESDGFVSFSFMKPVTKEGTLLMDSLVLGLTEIENSYSKRYLKVKVREV from the coding sequence ATGATTACAGTGACAGTCAGTAAGAAGAACAATTCATATGTCAGTTTTACATCCAAAGGGCATGCCGGATATGCAGAAGAGGGATACGACATTATATGTGCCGCTGTCTCTGCTCTGATAATCAATACGGTGAATTCCCTGGAACAGCTGACAGGAGATCAGATTCAGGCAGAAGAGAGTGATGGATTTGTTTCTTTCTCTTTCATGAAACCTGTTACAAAAGAGGGAACTCTTTTGATGGATTCTCTTGTTCTCGGACTGACAGAAATTGAGAATAGTTATTCTAAACGTTATTTAAAAGTAAAAGTCAGGGAGGTGTAA
- the rplU gene encoding 50S ribosomal protein L21, with product MYAIIATGGKQYKVAEGDVIRVEKLGVEAGETVTFDNVLAVSNEGLKVGADVANASVTASVVENGKAKKVIVYKYKRKTGYHKKNGHRQQFTKVKIEKINA from the coding sequence ATGTACGCAATTATTGCAACAGGTGGTAAACAGTACAAAGTTGCCGAGGGCGACGTAATCAGAGTTGAAAAGCTCGGTGTTGAAGCTGGTGAAACCGTTACTTTTGATAACGTTCTTGCAGTTAGCAATGAAGGTTTAAAAGTTGGAGCTGACGTAGCTAATGCCAGTGTTACCGCTTCTGTAGTTGAAAACGGAAAGGCTAAAAAAGTTATCGTTTACAAATACAAAAGAAAAACTGGATATCACAAGAAAAACGGTCACAGACAGCAGTTTACAAAAGTTAAAATCGAAAAGATCAACGCTTAA
- the tnpA gene encoding IS200/IS605 family transposase has translation MDSNSLSHTKWNCKYHIVFAPKYRRKVAYGKIKQDIANILSMLCKRKGVKIVEAEICPDHVHMLVEIPPSISVSYFVGYLKGKSTLMIFERHANLKYKYGNRHFWCRGYYVDTVGKNAKKIQEYIANQLQEDLEYDQMTLKEYIDPFTGEPVKPNK, from the coding sequence ATGGATAGTAATAGTTTATCACATACAAAATGGAATTGTAAGTATCATATTGTATTTGCACCAAAATATAGAAGAAAAGTAGCATATGGAAAAATAAAGCAGGATATAGCGAATATTTTGAGTATGTTATGTAAGAGAAAAGGTGTAAAAATTGTAGAAGCGGAAATATGTCCAGATCATGTACACATGCTAGTAGAAATTCCACCGAGCATAAGTGTATCGTATTTTGTAGGGTACTTAAAAGGAAAAAGTACACTTATGATATTTGAAAGACATGCAAATTTAAAATATAAATATGGAAATAGACATTTCTGGTGTCGAGGATATTATGTAGATACGGTAGGGAAAAATGCAAAGAAAATACAGGAATATATAGCAAATCAGTTACAAGAAGATTTGGAATATGACCAGATGACACTGAAAGAGTATATTGACCCGTTCACGGGTGAGCCAGTAAAACCGAACAAATAA
- the rpmA gene encoding 50S ribosomal protein L27 has protein sequence MMKMNLQLFAHKKGVGSTKNGRDSESKRLGAKRADGQFVKAGNILYRQRGTKIHPGENVGCGKDYTLFALTDGVVRFTRKGRDKKQVSIVPVEAE, from the coding sequence ATGATGAAAATGAACCTTCAGTTATTCGCACATAAAAAAGGTGTTGGTTCTACAAAGAACGGCCGTGACTCCGAATCCAAGAGATTAGGTGCCAAAAGAGCAGACGGACAGTTTGTTAAAGCTGGAAACATCCTTTACAGACAGCGTGGAACAAAGATTCACCCAGGTGAAAATGTAGGCTGTGGTAAAGATTATACATTATTTGCACTGACAGATGGTGTAGTAAGATTCACCAGAAAAGGACGCGATAAGAAACAGGTTTCTATCGTTCCTGTAGAGGCAGAATAA
- a CDS encoding RNA-binding protein, translating into MEKDEFFIKRIRELANLSYQRDIVTFSDFLNLNEQNIINDRKNQMPGVVMECFGGYEQAERQMVAFHPDALLFPWKYPIKCLKAEPLAAKFSEDLTHRDFLGAVLNLGIERAVIGDILVQKHTAWIFCHEKIADYIIENLTRVRHTTMKLSMVDNLEHIPEPEFQEINGTCASVRLDALIGLAFQTSRNSMVPFIEGGQVFVNGKLITSNGYEPKDGDIISVRGKGRFRYEGVSRQTKKGRNSVKLLRYQ; encoded by the coding sequence ATGGAAAAAGACGAATTCTTTATCAAGAGAATCCGGGAACTGGCAAATCTCTCTTATCAGAGAGATATTGTCACTTTTTCGGATTTTCTTAATTTAAATGAACAAAATATCATAAATGACCGTAAAAATCAAATGCCAGGCGTAGTTATGGAATGTTTTGGCGGTTACGAACAGGCAGAGCGTCAGATGGTAGCATTTCATCCTGATGCTCTTTTATTTCCATGGAAGTATCCTATTAAATGTCTGAAGGCAGAACCACTTGCTGCGAAATTTTCAGAGGACCTGACGCATCGTGATTTTCTGGGAGCAGTTCTCAATTTGGGAATCGAGCGTGCTGTGATAGGAGATATTCTTGTACAGAAACATACTGCATGGATATTCTGTCACGAAAAAATTGCAGATTATATCATAGAAAATCTGACCAGAGTACGCCATACGACTATGAAACTTTCTATGGTGGATAATCTGGAACATATACCGGAGCCGGAATTTCAGGAGATCAATGGCACATGTGCTTCCGTACGTCTGGATGCACTGATTGGACTGGCTTTTCAGACTTCAAGAAACAGTATGGTTCCTTTCATAGAAGGCGGTCAGGTATTTGTAAATGGAAAATTAATTACATCGAATGGATATGAGCCAAAAGATGGAGATATTATTTCGGTACGTGGTAAGGGGCGATTTCGGTATGAGGGCGTTTCCAGACAGACAAAAAAAGGACGGAACAGTGTGAAGCTGTTGCGTTACCAGTAA
- the yqeK gene encoding bis(5'-nucleosyl)-tetraphosphatase (symmetrical) YqeK produces the protein MSDYDFIKMQKKLAKYLDENRYEHTLGVMFTCASLAMVHGYDLKNAQVAGLLHDSAKCIPNKKKLKICAEHHIPVSDFEKEHPFLLHAKLGAYIAKAKYNVTDKEILSAITYHTTGKPDMTMLEKIVYIADYIEPARNKAPRLTEIRRLAFEDLDECMYQILKDTLSYLDENPNDVDSATKDAYAYYTMLHEDRLKIRKQA, from the coding sequence ATGTCTGATTACGATTTCATAAAAATGCAAAAAAAACTTGCCAAATATCTTGATGAAAACCGCTATGAACATACTTTAGGAGTTATGTTTACCTGTGCTTCTCTTGCGATGGTACACGGATATGACCTGAAAAATGCTCAGGTGGCCGGCCTGCTTCATGACAGTGCAAAATGTATTCCAAATAAAAAAAAGTTAAAGATATGTGCAGAACACCATATTCCGGTTAGTGATTTTGAAAAAGAACATCCGTTTCTTCTTCATGCTAAACTGGGGGCATATATTGCAAAGGCAAAATATAATGTCACAGATAAGGAGATTCTTTCTGCAATCACATATCATACAACAGGTAAACCGGATATGACTATGCTGGAAAAAATTGTTTATATTGCAGATTATATCGAGCCGGCACGAAATAAAGCGCCAAGGCTTACAGAAATCCGCAGACTGGCATTTGAAGATCTGGATGAGTGTATGTATCAGATTCTGAAAGATACGTTGTCTTATCTGGATGAAAATCCAAATGATGTAGATTCAGCAACTAAAGATGCGTATGCTTATTATACAATGCTACATGAGGACAGGCTGAAAATTCGAAAACAGGCCTGA
- the yhbY gene encoding ribosome assembly RNA-binding protein YhbY, translating into MTSKQRAYLKGLAMKMEPIMQLGKGSVTPENTAAVDEALAARELIKISVLQNCLDDPRQMAEVLAERTHSQVVQVIGRKIVLYREGKDNKKKIILP; encoded by the coding sequence ATGACAAGCAAACAGAGAGCATACCTGAAAGGTCTTGCAATGAAAATGGAACCGATCATGCAGCTTGGTAAGGGTTCTGTCACACCGGAAAATACAGCGGCTGTTGATGAGGCACTTGCAGCACGTGAACTGATCAAAATCAGTGTACTTCAAAATTGCCTGGATGATCCGCGTCAGATGGCAGAAGTTCTGGCAGAGAGAACACATTCACAGGTTGTTCAGGTGATTGGAAGAAAAATCGTTCTTTACCGTGAAGGAAAAGACAACAAGAAAAAAATCATTCTTCCGTAA